In the Bartonella apihabitans genome, CCGAGCGCCAAAGACAAAGAGTCAAGCAGAATAGACTTGCCAGCACCGGTTTCACCGGTAAGCACCGACAGGCCCGCGTCAAAGTTGATATCGAGCCTTTCGATCAGAACTATGTCGCGGATCGAAAGCTGTACAAGCATCTATGATCAGGAACCTTTTTTCAGCCCGGTTTTATTCAATGCACGGGATATCCACGAACCTTTGTTTTCCTGTGGAGCTACACCACCCTTTTGCAGCAAATTGAAGGCATCCTTATACCATTTGCTTTCCGGATAGTTTTGTCCAAGAACGGCAGCAGCCGTTTGCGCTTCCGAGGTCAGACCCAAAGCATAGTTTGCTTCTGTCAAACGGTAGAGTGCTTCCTCGATCTGGTTGGTATTGGAATATTCTTCAACCACAGTACGATAACGCTTGATAGCCGAAAGATATTGTTTGCGTTCCTGATAATAACGGCCGATCTGCATTTCTTTACCGGCAAGTTGTTCACGTCCGAAACGTATCTTGGTTTTGGCATCATCGACATATTCCGAATTAGGATAGCGGTCGACAACTTCCTGCATAGCGGCAATTGCGCGTTTGGTATCTTTCTGGTCACGCGTAATATCGGGAATCTGCCGGAAATATGACAGGCCGATAATGTAATAAGCGTAAGCGGCTTCCTCGGATGTCGGATAAAGAGCAATATAACGCTTGGCCATATTGACCGCTTCGTCATAATTGCCTTTACGGTAATTGGTGAAAGCCCCCATGACAAGAGACTTGCGTGCCCATTCGGTGTAAGGATGCTGACGATCAACCGCCTCGAATTTTTTTGCAGCTTCGCTTAAACGACCGGCATCCAGATTAGCCAGAGCCTGATTATAAAGAACATCCGGAGGGTCGATTTTATCGACATAGGATGTCAGATCGACATCCTTATCTTTTTTCGAACAACCGGCTGTCAGGCACACGCTGCCAAGCATCAGCCCGATAATGACTTTACGCAAGATAGTGGATTTGTTTGCTCCAGCATCCATAAAACACGAATTCAACTTCGTCATGCTCTCTCCGGCCTTCCGGCATACCCTTGTTTATCGAAACCCTAAAGACATCACCCAGCGCTTTTACGAGACCGAATAGAAGTCATGGGAGGTTATTATCAGCATTATCAACCTATAACATTAATATTGAATTAGCCGATTTTTACTCAATCGGTCAATCATTCCTTATAGACTGAATTATGACAAATCCCTAAAAACAACAGTTATTACAATCGAATTTATTAAAATTCTTTTGTATCGAATGCAGTTTTGTCTTCAAAAAGTGCTTTTACAAGCCTTGCATTCAAGGCATGTCCACCACGAAATGACCTGAAAAGACCGATAACGGGCGAACCGGTCATTGCCGTATCACCAATCGCATCCAATAATTTATGGCGGACAAATTCATTTTCATAATAGAGACCATCCGGATTGACGACATTGTCATCAAAACCGATAACAATCGAATTTTCCAACGACGAGCCAAGAGCCATACCGGCGGCCCAAAGTGTTTCAACATCTTTCAGGAAGCCGAAGGTGCGCGCTCTGGAAATTTCTCGTTTGAATCCTTCCGGTTCGCAATCGAAAACAATCGAGCTTTTGCCGATAATCGGGCTTGAAAATTCTATCGAAACGTCAAATCGCCTGCCATCAAACGGTTCGAACTCGGCAAAACCGTTTGCCGATTCGACCCTGACCTTTTTCTTGATAAGGATGAATTTGCGTTTTGCTTTTTGATTAACAATTCCTGCTTTGTCGAACGCCTCGCAATAAGTCCATGAACCGCCATCAAGTATGGGTAACTCGTTGTTTGAAACTTCAATGACAAGGTTATCAAGGTTATAAGCGTTGATTGCAG is a window encoding:
- the lpxC gene encoding UDP-3-O-acyl-N-acetylglucosamine deacetylase codes for the protein MVGKHTKSGPDHHFQSTLAKAVTLSGYGVHSGLPSTLTINPAEEGTGIVFARVLPSGEKKRFRAVSEETGKTDLSTTLGTGAVRVETIEHLMAAINAYNLDNLVIEVSNNELPILDGGSWTYCEAFDKAGIVNQKAKRKFILIKKKVRVESANGFAEFEPFDGRRFDVSIEFSSPIIGKSSIVFDCEPEGFKREISRARTFGFLKDVETLWAAGMALGSSLENSIVIGFDDNVVNPDGLYYENEFVRHKLLDAIGDTAMTGSPVIGLFRSFRGGHALNARLVKALFEDKTAFDTKEF
- a CDS encoding outer membrane protein assembly factor BamD; protein product: MTKLNSCFMDAGANKSTILRKVIIGLMLGSVCLTAGCSKKDKDVDLTSYVDKIDPPDVLYNQALANLDAGRLSEAAKKFEAVDRQHPYTEWARKSLVMGAFTNYRKGNYDEAVNMAKRYIALYPTSEEAAYAYYIIGLSYFRQIPDITRDQKDTKRAIAAMQEVVDRYPNSEYVDDAKTKIRFGREQLAGKEMQIGRYYQERKQYLSAIKRYRTVVEEYSNTNQIEEALYRLTEANYALGLTSEAQTAAAVLGQNYPESKWYKDAFNLLQKGGVAPQENKGSWISRALNKTGLKKGS